One genomic region from Fusobacterium russii ATCC 25533 encodes:
- the miaA gene encoding tRNA (adenosine(37)-N6)-dimethylallyltransferase MiaA yields the protein MWSLSTLSKAIVIAGPTGVGKTKISIELAKRLDADIISADSAQVYKGLDIGTAKITEQEKEGIKHHLIDIVEPNFKYSVGSFEREVNKILNSNKNKNFLIVGGTGLYISSITEGLSELPEADERIRASMAKKDSQFLYDLLLKHDEEAAKTIHISNRQRLERALEVYLLTGEKFSVLSKKNVKNNKFSFLKIALERDREHLYERINRRVDLMFEQGLEAEVQNLYNIYGDKLYSLNIIGYRELISYIKGEMDLEKAKYEIKKNSRHYAKRQFTWFRADKDYKWINLDKISEEAAIYKIIDFYKKII from the coding sequence ATGTGGAGTTTGAGTACTTTGAGTAAGGCGATAGTAATAGCAGGACCTACTGGGGTTGGTAAGACTAAAATTTCTATAGAACTGGCTAAAAGGCTAGATGCAGATATTATATCAGCTGATTCTGCACAAGTATACAAAGGCTTAGATATAGGAACAGCAAAGATAACAGAACAGGAAAAAGAAGGAATAAAACATCATCTTATTGATATAGTTGAGCCAAATTTTAAATATAGTGTTGGAAGTTTTGAAAGGGAAGTTAATAAAATATTAAATAGCAATAAAAATAAAAATTTTTTAATTGTTGGAGGTACAGGGCTTTATATAAGTTCAATTACAGAAGGCTTGTCTGAACTTCCTGAAGCTGATGAAAGAATAAGAGCGAGTATGGCAAAAAAAGATAGTCAGTTTCTCTATGATTTACTTTTAAAACATGATGAAGAAGCAGCCAAAACTATTCATATAAGTAATAGACAAAGACTTGAAAGGGCATTGGAAGTATATTTACTTACAGGTGAAAAATTTTCTGTTCTTTCCAAAAAAAATGTAAAAAACAATAAATTTTCATTTTTAAAAATAGCTTTGGAAAGAGATAGAGAACATTTATATGAAAGAATAAATAGAAGAGTTGATTTGATGTTTGAACAAGGTTTAGAAGCTGAAGTTCAAAACTTATATAACATTTATGGAGATAAACTTTACAGTTTAAATATAATAGGTTATAGGGAACTTATATCCTATATAAAGGGTGAAATGGATTTAGAGAAAGCAAAATATGAGATAAAAAAAAATTCAAGACATTATGCTAAAAGGCAATTTACATGGTTTAGAGCTGATAAAGATTATAAATGGATAAATTTAGATAAAATATCAGAAGAAGCAGCTATTTATAAAATAATAGATTTTTATAAGAAAATCATATAA
- a CDS encoding ATP-binding protein, whose translation MKKTKNRIKICISSYLENLIIVRAMVRVYLKEHNIDETDTVQILSVVDELATNAIEHGYGYSDRGEIKIVLNIFEKTIFLTVEDSGKGYEINQDSKEDGGLGLFIVKKLVDVFEIEKKTKGTIFKIEKKLREAV comes from the coding sequence TTGAAAAAAACAAAAAATAGAATAAAAATCTGTATTTCATCATACCTTGAAAATTTAATTATTGTAAGAGCTATGGTTAGAGTTTATCTCAAAGAACACAATATTGATGAAACCGATACAGTTCAAATACTTTCAGTAGTTGATGAATTAGCTACGAATGCGATTGAACATGGGTATGGTTATAGTGATAGAGGAGAGATAAAAATAGTATTAAATATTTTTGAGAAAACAATCTTCTTAACAGTTGAGGACAGTGGAAAGGGTTACGAAATAAATCAAGATAGTAAAGAAGATGGTGGTTTAGGTTTGTTTATTGTTAAAAAGTTAGTAGATGTTTTTGAAATTGAAAAGAAAACAAAAGGAACTATCTTTAAAATTGAAAAGAAACTTAGGGAGGCAGTATAG
- a CDS encoding STAS domain-containing protein — translation MGNNFEILERIKDDVQIIEIIGELDALVAPKLKETFNKLIEKDIIKYVVDFRGLVHINSLAMGVLRGKLQVVRELGGDIKIANLNDHVRTIFETIGLDEIFEIYTTEEEAIRNFK, via the coding sequence ATGGGAAATAATTTTGAAATTTTAGAAAGAATAAAAGACGATGTGCAAATAATAGAAATTATTGGAGAATTAGATGCCCTTGTTGCTCCTAAATTAAAGGAAACATTTAATAAATTAATTGAAAAGGACATTATTAAATATGTGGTTGATTTTAGAGGTCTAGTTCATATTAACAGTTTAGCTATGGGAGTTTTAAGAGGAAAGTTACAAGTAGTTAGAGAATTAGGTGGAGACATTAAGATAGCTAATCTTAATGACCACGTAAGAACTATATTTGAAACAATTGGATTGGACGAGATATTTGAAATTTATACAACCGAAGAGGAAGCGATAAGAAATTTTAAATAG
- the rny gene encoding ribonuclease Y, with protein MDSILIMGVVAFLAFAIMFSVVYKKFVVDRQIEKLNDLEDEVQKAKIKAKEILEEAEKDAHSKAKEIEIKAKEKAYQIKEEAEKDAKNVKNEIAQKEARIAKKEETLDTKIEKIENKSLELEKISEELEEKREEIEILRKKEEEELTKISELSKEEAREILLNKLRGDLSHDMAVTIREFENKIEEEKDRISQKILSTAIGKAAADYVADATVSVINLPNDEMKGRIIGREGRNIRTIEALTGVDVIIDDTPEAVVLSCFDGVKREIARMTIEKLITDGRIHPGKIEEIVNKCRKEIEKEIIIAGEEALIELSIPTMHPEIIKTLGRLKYRTSYGQNVLTHSIEVAKIASTLASEIGADVELAKRSGLLHDIGKVLVNEIETSHAIVGGEFIRKFGEKHEVVNAVMAHHNEVEFETVEAILVQAADAVSASRPGARRETLTAYIKRLENLEEIANSFQGVESSYAIQAGRELRIVINPDRVSDDEATIMSREVAKKIEDTMQYPGQIKVTILRETRAVEYAR; from the coding sequence ATGGACTCAATATTAATAATGGGAGTAGTAGCATTTTTAGCATTTGCTATTATGTTTTCGGTTGTCTACAAAAAATTTGTAGTTGACAGACAAATTGAAAAGCTAAATGACCTTGAAGATGAAGTGCAAAAAGCTAAAATAAAAGCTAAGGAAATACTTGAAGAAGCAGAAAAAGATGCCCATTCCAAGGCAAAAGAAATTGAAATAAAAGCTAAGGAAAAAGCCTATCAAATAAAGGAAGAAGCAGAAAAAGATGCAAAGAATGTAAAAAATGAAATTGCACAAAAAGAGGCAAGAATAGCAAAGAAAGAAGAAACTTTAGACACTAAGATTGAAAAAATAGAAAATAAAAGTTTAGAGTTGGAAAAAATAAGTGAAGAACTGGAAGAAAAAAGAGAAGAAATTGAAATTTTAAGAAAAAAAGAAGAAGAAGAGTTGACTAAAATTAGTGAACTTAGTAAGGAAGAAGCAAGAGAAATTTTATTAAATAAACTTAGAGGAGATTTGAGCCATGATATGGCAGTTACTATAAGAGAGTTTGAAAATAAAATTGAAGAAGAAAAAGATAGAATCAGCCAAAAGATACTATCGACTGCGATAGGTAAAGCGGCAGCTGATTATGTTGCAGATGCTACAGTTTCTGTTATAAATTTACCTAATGATGAAATGAAAGGTAGAATTATAGGAAGAGAAGGTAGAAATATAAGAACAATAGAAGCATTAACAGGAGTTGATGTAATTATAGATGATACACCTGAGGCAGTTGTGTTATCTTGTTTTGACGGAGTGAAAAGAGAAATAGCAAGGATGACCATTGAAAAGTTAATTACTGATGGAAGAATACATCCTGGTAAAATAGAAGAAATAGTTAACAAATGTAGAAAAGAGATTGAGAAAGAGATTATTATTGCAGGAGAGGAAGCTTTAATAGAGCTTTCAATACCTACAATGCATCCTGAAATAATAAAAACTTTAGGAAGATTAAAATATAGAACAAGCTATGGCCAAAATGTATTGACTCATTCGATAGAAGTTGCAAAAATAGCATCAACTCTAGCTTCAGAGATTGGAGCAGATGTTGAACTTGCAAAAAGAAGTGGACTACTTCATGATATAGGAAAAGTTCTTGTGAATGAAATAGAAACTTCTCACGCTATAGTTGGTGGAGAATTTATAAGAAAATTTGGTGAGAAACATGAAGTTGTTAATGCAGTTATGGCTCATCACAATGAAGTTGAATTTGAAACAGTAGAAGCAATTCTTGTTCAGGCAGCAGACGCTGTTTCAGCATCAAGACCTGGGGCAAGAAGAGAAACTTTGACTGCTTATATAAAGAGATTGGAGAATTTAGAAGAAATAGCAAATTCTTTCCAAGGTGTAGAATCATCTTATGCAATTCAAGCAGGAAGAGAGCTTAGAATAGTTATAAATCCTGATAGAGTAAGTGATGATGAAGCGACAATTATGTCAAGAGAAGTGGCAAAGAAAATAGAAGATACAATGCAATATCCGGGGCAAATAAAGGTTACAATCCTAAGAGAAACTAGAGCTGTGGAATATGCAAGATAA
- the tsaA gene encoding tRNA (N6-threonylcarbamoyladenosine(37)-N6)-methyltransferase TrmO has protein sequence MDKAMNLKKIGLIHSKYMSSETAPRQGRYSDEESTIEIFPDYINALDGLQKVKSIIVLYWGDRANREVLRTTPPFMTEEYGVFSTRSPHRPNPIAVCVCNIISIEDNKIRVKGLDALNGSPLLDIKRYIPRVDTDENIE, from the coding sequence ATGGACAAAGCAATGAATTTAAAAAAGATTGGACTTATCCATAGTAAATATATGAGCAGTGAAACTGCACCAAGGCAGGGTAGGTATTCGGATGAAGAATCTACAATAGAAATTTTTCCAGACTACATAAATGCCTTAGATGGTCTTCAAAAAGTAAAGTCCATAATAGTTTTATATTGGGGTGATAGAGCCAACAGAGAAGTATTAAGAACAACTCCTCCATTTATGACAGAAGAATATGGAGTATTCTCCACTAGATCACCACATAGACCTAATCCAATAGCTGTATGTGTATGTAATATTATTTCAATAGAGGATAATAAGATAAGGGTGAAGGGCTTAGACGCACTTAATGGAAGCCCTTTACTAGATATTAAAAGATATATCCCAAGAGTTGATACAGATGAAAATATTGAATAA